One Nocardiopsis gilva YIM 90087 genomic window, CGCACAAGCCGACGAAGACGTGCGCATGCTTCAGGCCACCGACCGTTCACCGGTTCCTGGTGGCCGCGCTCAAGCGGCGCGGCGCCTGGTCGGAGGAGATGAAGACCGCGGTCCTCACTCACGCGCAGGACAGGTCTCTAGCGGAGCTCGGCATCGACCCCGACCTCGCCGATCGGTTCAACGGCGACTTCATCCGCGGCAGCGCCGCGCCGCCCCACAAGGGCGGGATCCACGTCTTCAGCGCCCAGTCCGGCTCGCCCCACCATCGACGAGGCTCCTACAAGCCGTGGCTCATCGGTGCCGCCTCCACCGGTATGTACCCGCCGAGGAAGAACAGCCAAGAGGAGTCTCCCGACGGGCACCCCGTGCCGCTGCGCGCCGAACCGTGGCCGGGGATGCCCATCCGCGGCAGGAACCCGCGCAAGAAGACCGAGGTGCAGTGGGTGCCGATCGCGCCGGGGATCACCCCGCACGGGCTGGCCCGCCACTCGCACAAGCGGGCGATGATCGAGGGGGATATCCCCGAGGTCCTCCAGCACGAGCGCCTGGGCCACGAAATGGGCGGCATCGGGGCCGTCTACAGCCAGGTGACCCCGGCGATGATCGGGCAGCTCATGGAGCTGCTGACGCGCAACTTTAGGGAGTCCCTGTACCAGCGCGCGAAGATGCACCCGCACTCACCGGTGACGGTCCTGGACGAGCTGCTGGAGCCCTACCGCAGGCGTCCGCACCGCGCCCCGACCAAGATCATCTCCCAAAATTCTCCCAAAAACGGGGTCCGACCCCTCCGCAGTCTGAAGAGCCGAACCCCGTCACAGCAGGTCAATCCCAGTCCAGACCCCCACCCGTCTGATACTCAATAACTCTCGTCTCGAAGAAGTTCTTCTCCTTCTTCAGGTCCATCATCTCCGACATCCACGGGAACGGGTTCTCCGTCTGGCCGAAGATGGGGGCCAGGCCGATCTGTTCGGCGCGGCGGTCGGTGATGAAGTGCATGTACTCCTCGCACAGGTCGGCGTTGAGGCCGAGGATGCCCCGCGGCATGGTCTCGCGGCCGTAGGCGACCTCCAGCGCGCAGGCCTCGGTGAGCATGGTGCGGACCTCGGCCTGGAACTCCTCGCTCCACAGGTGCGGGTTCTCGATCTTGATCTGGTTGATCACGTCGATGCCGAAGTTCAGGTGGATCGACTCGTCGCGCAGGATGTACTGGTACTGCTCGGCGATGCCGACCATCTTGTTCCGGCGGCCCAAAGACAGGATCTGCGCGAAGCCGGTGTAGAACCACATGCCCTCGAAGATCACGTAGAACGCCACGAGGTCACGCAGGAAGGCCTGGTCCGCCTCCGGGGTACCGGTGCGGAAGTCGGGGTCCTCCAGGTTCTGCGTGTACTTCAGGGCCCAGGCGTCCTTCTCCGTGATGGAGGGGACCTCCCGGTACATGTTGAACAGCTCGCCCTCGTCCAGGCCGAGGCTCTCGCAGATGTACTGGAAGGTGTGCGTGTGCACGGCCTCCTCGAAGGCCTGGCGCAGCAGGTACTGGCGGCACTCGGGGTTGGTCAGCTGCCGGTAGACCGCGAGCACGATGTTGTTGGCCACCAGGGACTCCGCCGTGGCGAAGAAGCCCAGGTTGCGCTTGAGCATGAGGCGCTCGTCCTCGGTCAGGCCGTCGCGCGACTTCCACAGCGCGATGTCGGCCTGCATGGCGACCTCGGTCGGCATCCAGTGGTTGTTGCAGCCCGCCAGGTACTTGTCCCACGCCCAGGTGTACTTGAGCGGGAGCAGCTGGTTGACGTCGGCGCGGGCGTTGATCATCGACTTGTCGTCGACGCTGACGCGGCCGCCGTCGCGGTCGATGGCGCCGAGGCCGGTGGTGTCGGGCTCATGGGTGGTCGTCATGTGGTGATTGGATCCTTCGGAACGTCTGCTGAGGGCGGCTGCGGGCAGTTCTCTACTGGCAGGCTTCGCAGTCGGGGTCGTCGATGGAGCAGGTGGAACCGGCGTCCGGGTCCAGTTCCGGGGCGGTGGAGGGGGTCCCGGCTGCCGAGGTGGGGGCCGGTGCGCTCGCCCCCGGCGACACGGCCGCCGCAGGGGACGGCGAGGGGGCAGCCGTGGGCGTCGGAGTGGCGGCGACCGCGTTCAGCTTGCCGTCGGTGCCCTTCAGCGTGCTCTTCTCCACGTGCGTGGCGCTCTGCGAGCGCAGGTAGTACGTGGTCTTCAGGCCCTTGCGCCACGCACGCCGGTACAGCTCGTCGAGCTTCCGGCCGCTCGGGGCCGCCATGTAGAGGTTCAGCGACTGCGCCTGGTCGAGCCACTTCTGCCGCCGGGACCCCGCGTCGACCAGCCAGGAGGGGTCGACCTCGAACGCGGTCGCGTACAGGTCCTTCAGGTCGTCCGGCACGCGGTCGATCGCGCCGAGGCTGCCGTCGTAGAGCTTGAGCTGGGAGACCATGTCGTCGTCCCAGAGGCCGCGCTCCTTGAGGTCGCGCACCAGGTAGGGGTTGACGACGGTGAAGTCGCCGGACATGTTCGACTTCACGAACAGGTTGCGGTAGATCGGCTCGATCGACTGGCCGACGCCGGTGATGTTGGCGATGGTGGCCGTCGGGGCGATCGCCATGACGTTGGAGTTGCGCATCCCCACGGTGCGCACACGCTCCCGCAGGGTCTCCCAGTCCAGCCGGGCCGTGGTGTCGACGTCGAGGTCACCGCCGCGCGCGTCGTCCAGCAGCTGCAGCGAGTCGATCGGCAGCACGCCCTTGCTCCACAGCGAGCCCTCGAAGGTCTCATAGGCCCCGCGCTCGGCGGCCAGCTCCATCGACGCGGTGATCGCGTGGTAGGAGATGAGCTCCATGCTCTCGTCGGCGAACTCCACCGCGCCCTGCGAGCCCATCGGCAGCCGCAGCCTGAACAGCGCGTCCTGGAACCCCATGAGGCCCAGCCCCACCGGCCGGTGGCGCATGTTGGCCCGCTCGGCCTCGGGGATCGTGTAGAAGTTCACGTCGATCACGTTGTCGAGCATGCGCACCGCCGTGTGCACGGTGCGGCGCAGCCGCTCGGCGTCGATGCCGTCCTCGGTCACGTGCCGGGCCAGGTTGACCGAGCCGAGGTTGCAGACGGCGACCTCGTCGGCGCTGGTGTTCAGGGTGATCTCGGTGCACAGGTTGGACGAGTGCACCACGCCGCTGTGCTGCTGCGGCGAGCGCAGGTTGCACGGGTCCTTGAAGGCGATCCACGGATGCCCGGTCTCGAACAACATGGTGAGCATGCGCCGCCACAGGTCGACCGCGCGCACGCGGCGCCACACCTTGATCTCCCCGGCCTCGGCGGCCCGCTCGTAGGCGGTGTAGGCCTCGGCGAACTCGGCCCCGTAGAGGTCGTGCAGGTCGGGCACCTCGTCGGGGGAGAACAGCGTCCACTCGCCGTTGGCCTCGACCCGCTGCAGGAACAGGTCGGGCACCCAGTTGGCGGTGTTCATGTCGTGCGTGCGCCGCCGGTCGTCACCGGTGTTCTTGCGCAGGTCGAGGAATTCCTCGATGTCGATGTGCCAGGTCTCCAGGTACGCGCAGACCGCGCCCTTCCGCTTTCCTCCCTGGTTGACAGCCACGGCTGTATCGTTGGCGATTTTGAGGAAGGGGACGACGCCCTGGCTCTGGCCGTTGGTGCCCTTGATGTGGGCGCCGATGCCGCGGACCGGGGTCCAGTCGTTGCCCAGGCCGCCGGAGTACTTGGACAGCAGCGCGTTGTTGCTGATGCCGTGGAAGATCGACTGCAGGTCGTCGCCGATGGTGGTGAGGAAGCAGGAGGAGAGCTGG contains:
- a CDS encoding ribonucleotide-diphosphate reductase subunit beta, yielding MTTTHEPDTTGLGAIDRDGGRVSVDDKSMINARADVNQLLPLKYTWAWDKYLAGCNNHWMPTEVAMQADIALWKSRDGLTEDERLMLKRNLGFFATAESLVANNIVLAVYRQLTNPECRQYLLRQAFEEAVHTHTFQYICESLGLDEGELFNMYREVPSITEKDAWALKYTQNLEDPDFRTGTPEADQAFLRDLVAFYVIFEGMWFYTGFAQILSLGRRNKMVGIAEQYQYILRDESIHLNFGIDVINQIKIENPHLWSEEFQAEVRTMLTEACALEVAYGRETMPRGILGLNADLCEEYMHFITDRRAEQIGLAPIFGQTENPFPWMSEMMDLKKEKNFFETRVIEYQTGGGLDWD
- a CDS encoding ribonucleoside-diphosphate reductase subunit alpha, producing MTLDLDVAAAEPAHANPASDPMERVGQVVHEACAGLTGVSADKVIAETRRGLYPGITSDELELALVMAARTFVEADPDYSHVAARLLLDKLRREALTFLSGAFDEADQAQMAERYSDYLAAYIARGVELGQLDPRLATFDLTRLGAALRPERDLDFTFLGLQTLYDRYFLHSDGTRYELPQAFFMRVAMGLALNEDDREARAIEFYGLISSFDFMCSTPTLFNAGTQRAQLSSCFLTTIGDDLQSIFHGISNNALLSKYSGGLGNDWTPVRGIGAHIKGTNGQSQGVVPFLKIANDTAVAVNQGGKRKGAVCAYLETWHIDIEEFLDLRKNTGDDRRRTHDMNTANWVPDLFLQRVEANGEWTLFSPDEVPDLHDLYGAEFAEAYTAYERAAEAGEIKVWRRVRAVDLWRRMLTMLFETGHPWIAFKDPCNLRSPQQHSGVVHSSNLCTEITLNTSADEVAVCNLGSVNLARHVTEDGIDAERLRRTVHTAVRMLDNVIDVNFYTIPEAERANMRHRPVGLGLMGFQDALFRLRLPMGSQGAVEFADESMELISYHAITASMELAAERGAYETFEGSLWSKGVLPIDSLQLLDDARGGDLDVDTTARLDWETLRERVRTVGMRNSNVMAIAPTATIANITGVGQSIEPIYRNLFVKSNMSGDFTVVNPYLVRDLKERGLWDDDMVSQLKLYDGSLGAIDRVPDDLKDLYATAFEVDPSWLVDAGSRRQKWLDQAQSLNLYMAAPSGRKLDELYRRAWRKGLKTTYYLRSQSATHVEKSTLKGTDGKLNAVAATPTPTAAPSPSPAAAVSPGASAPAPTSAAGTPSTAPELDPDAGSTCSIDDPDCEACQ